One segment of Micromonospora parathelypteridis DNA contains the following:
- a CDS encoding potassium channel family protein produces the protein MIHFPAQRRGPLSALSLRLAAALGLVFAVVAAVYLGRDGYRDVNEDGLTLLDCFYYAVVSLSTTGYGDITPAAPSARLVNVLFITPARVIFLIILVGTTLEVLTEQYRTGRRLSRWRRAVKDHVIICGYGTKGRSAVSALMENGLDRSRIVVVERSAAALRQATSAGLVAIEGSATRSSVLNEAHVKNAKAVIIATDSDDASVLVALTVRQLTAGQVRIIAAAREAENAPLLKQSGAHHVIVSSATAGRLLGLSTSAPPLIDVVEDLLTPGQGMALAMRSAERDEVGRSPRELESLVIALVRRGKVVTLADRAGAVIETGDMLVHVRDDRPQSATTA, from the coding sequence GTGATCCATTTTCCCGCGCAGCGCCGGGGCCCGCTGAGCGCGCTGAGCCTCCGGCTCGCCGCTGCCCTGGGCCTGGTCTTCGCCGTGGTCGCCGCGGTTTACCTGGGCCGGGACGGCTACCGCGATGTCAACGAGGATGGCCTCACCCTGCTCGACTGCTTCTACTACGCGGTCGTGTCGCTCTCGACCACCGGCTACGGGGACATCACCCCGGCCGCGCCGTCGGCCCGGCTGGTCAACGTCCTCTTCATCACCCCGGCCCGCGTGATCTTCCTGATCATCCTGGTCGGCACCACCCTGGAAGTTCTGACCGAGCAGTACCGGACCGGCCGTCGCCTGTCGCGGTGGAGGAGAGCCGTGAAGGACCACGTCATCATCTGCGGCTACGGCACCAAGGGGCGCAGCGCGGTCTCCGCCCTGATGGAGAACGGTCTGGATCGGTCGCGGATCGTGGTGGTGGAGCGCAGTGCCGCCGCCCTGCGGCAGGCCACCTCGGCCGGGCTGGTGGCGATCGAGGGCTCGGCGACCCGCTCGTCGGTGTTGAACGAGGCGCACGTCAAGAACGCGAAGGCCGTGATCATCGCGACCGACAGTGACGACGCTTCGGTGCTGGTCGCGCTGACGGTACGGCAGCTCACCGCCGGGCAGGTCCGGATCATCGCGGCGGCACGGGAGGCGGAGAACGCGCCGTTGCTCAAGCAGAGCGGCGCACACCACGTGATCGTCTCCTCGGCGACCGCGGGCCGGCTGCTCGGCCTGTCCACCTCGGCGCCGCCGCTGATCGACGTCGTGGAGGATCTGCTCACTCCGGGCCAGGGCATGGCGCTGGCGATGCGTTCGGCGGAGCGGGATGAGGTAGGCCGCTCGCCGCGCGAGCTGGAGTCACTGGTGATCGCCCTGGTGCGGCGGGGCAAGGTGGTCACCCTGGCCGACCGGGCCGGCGCGGTGATCGAGACCGGCGACATGTTGGTGCACGTGCGCGACGACCGCCCGCAGTCGGCGACGACCGCCTGA
- a CDS encoding ClpP family protease: MIGYDVRMLDGGQPSFGDQVFERLLRERIVFLGTEVTEESANQICAQILLLAAEDADRDIFLYINSPGGSVSAGMAVYDTMRYVRNDVATLALGFAGSMGQFLLCAGAAGKRYALPHSRIMMHQPSGGMGGTAADITIQAENMLHVKRTMQELIAQHSGRTLDEIQQDWDRDRWFTAEQAREYGLIDEVLSRAEQLPTV; the protein is encoded by the coding sequence ATGATCGGGTACGACGTGCGAATGCTGGACGGCGGGCAGCCGTCCTTCGGTGACCAGGTGTTCGAGCGGCTGTTGCGTGAGCGGATCGTCTTCCTCGGCACCGAGGTGACGGAGGAGTCGGCCAACCAGATCTGTGCGCAGATCCTGCTGCTCGCCGCCGAGGACGCCGACCGGGACATCTTCCTCTACATCAACTCGCCGGGCGGGTCGGTGAGTGCGGGGATGGCGGTCTACGACACGATGCGATACGTCCGCAACGACGTGGCGACGCTGGCGCTCGGGTTCGCCGGCTCGATGGGGCAGTTCCTGCTCTGTGCGGGCGCGGCCGGCAAGCGGTACGCGCTGCCGCATTCGCGGATCATGATGCATCAGCCGTCCGGCGGGATGGGCGGAACCGCCGCGGACATCACCATCCAGGCGGAGAACATGCTGCACGTGAAGCGGACGATGCAGGAGCTGATCGCACAGCACAGTGGACGGACGCTCGACGAGATTCAGCAGGACTGGGACCGGGACCGTTGGTTCACGGCCGAGCAGGCTCGGGAGTACGGCCTGATCGATGAGGTGCTCAGCCGAGCCGAACAGCTACCGACGGTCTGA
- a CDS encoding WXG100-like domain-containing protein, with translation MSADVANPLIAARQDTTTAYSGVGIVESLVDLRNGIENGSWIDTTIGGFGTSMEVLVTCVDPIGSIVSWGVAWLIEHVEPLSDALDWLAGDPDQITAYAQTWHNVSRHVTGQVTALSEAVRTEIATWTGPASEAYRRYSDQHVHNLTGVADAAGLIGTVVEGAGLLVALVRELVRDLIADFVSVLAVRLWQWLAEAGLTLGAATPLVAAQVSALVAKWAAKVAELLTALARSVSRLRPILSKLGELLDTLRTALNGLRRTPGGADPTDMPAPGPGAHGYDDPAGGGRGGESPPPAGQDGPAPTGSSGEPGPVGGGGPAPGGAGPAGGPPHDGGRGQDAGPPHDGDSAPGSAEPPDPDGSTTPESGSTTDPAVPDHASEAELRLLGREVHSMTELDPGGHVNDAYDVTFTDGTHGVYKPNVPENEFVQVRSTIPENELAAREVAASRLDEDLGFGLVPTTARWDGPHGAGSMQEFVENASPGRPANAYPAVESERMAVLDYVSGNTDRHMGNYLTGPDGRLVAIDHGYSFPESNAEPLRSDFVQQQMNRPLSPETMAQIQATDPAVLADRLRGTGLSEQALAGAMDRFNEIRSRGMITGEAWNAFRPPSPW, from the coding sequence ATGAGCGCCGACGTCGCGAACCCGCTGATCGCTGCCCGGCAGGACACCACCACCGCGTACAGCGGCGTCGGCATCGTCGAGAGCCTGGTCGACCTCCGCAACGGCATCGAGAACGGGTCCTGGATCGATACGACCATCGGCGGCTTCGGTACGTCGATGGAGGTGCTGGTGACCTGCGTCGACCCGATCGGGTCGATCGTCTCGTGGGGAGTCGCCTGGCTCATCGAGCACGTCGAGCCCCTCTCCGACGCCCTCGACTGGCTGGCCGGCGACCCGGACCAGATCACCGCGTACGCGCAGACGTGGCACAACGTCTCCCGGCACGTCACCGGTCAGGTCACCGCCCTGTCCGAGGCGGTGCGCACCGAGATCGCCACCTGGACGGGCCCCGCGTCCGAGGCGTACCGCCGCTACAGCGACCAGCACGTGCACAACCTCACCGGCGTGGCGGACGCCGCCGGTCTGATCGGCACCGTCGTCGAGGGCGCGGGCCTGCTGGTGGCGCTGGTCCGGGAGCTGGTCCGGGACCTGATCGCCGACTTCGTCTCGGTCCTCGCCGTCCGGCTGTGGCAGTGGCTCGCCGAGGCGGGGCTGACCCTGGGCGCGGCCACCCCGCTGGTCGCGGCGCAGGTCTCCGCGCTGGTCGCCAAGTGGGCGGCGAAGGTCGCCGAGTTGCTCACGGCGCTGGCCCGCAGCGTCAGCCGACTCCGGCCGATCCTGTCCAAGCTCGGCGAGCTGCTCGACACCCTCCGCACGGCCCTGAACGGCCTCCGGCGTACCCCCGGCGGAGCAGACCCCACCGACATGCCGGCCCCCGGCCCGGGAGCGCACGGCTACGACGACCCGGCCGGTGGTGGCCGGGGCGGTGAGTCACCGCCGCCGGCCGGGCAGGACGGGCCCGCGCCCACCGGCTCAAGCGGTGAGCCGGGACCGGTCGGCGGCGGCGGCCCGGCGCCCGGCGGAGCCGGGCCCGCCGGTGGCCCGCCGCACGACGGCGGCCGAGGGCAGGACGCCGGCCCGCCGCACGACGGCGATAGCGCACCCGGCAGCGCGGAGCCGCCGGACCCCGACGGCTCCACTACACCGGAGTCCGGGTCCACCACCGATCCAGCGGTGCCCGATCATGCCAGTGAGGCCGAGTTGCGGCTGCTCGGCAGAGAGGTGCACAGCATGACCGAACTCGACCCCGGTGGGCACGTCAACGACGCGTACGACGTCACGTTCACCGACGGCACGCACGGCGTCTACAAGCCGAATGTGCCGGAGAACGAGTTTGTCCAGGTGCGCTCCACCATCCCGGAGAATGAGTTGGCCGCCCGGGAGGTCGCCGCCTCACGTCTGGACGAGGACCTGGGCTTCGGCCTGGTGCCGACGACCGCCCGCTGGGACGGTCCGCACGGGGCCGGCTCGATGCAGGAGTTCGTGGAGAATGCGAGCCCGGGTCGTCCCGCAAACGCCTACCCTGCCGTGGAGAGCGAGCGGATGGCGGTGCTCGACTACGTCAGCGGCAACACCGACCGGCACATGGGTAACTACCTGACCGGCCCTGATGGCCGCCTGGTCGCCATCGACCACGGCTACTCGTTCCCCGAGTCGAACGCCGAGCCGCTGCGCTCGGACTTCGTTCAGCAGCAGATGAACCGTCCGCTCAGCCCTGAAACGATGGCCCAGATCCAGGCCACCGACCCTGCCGTGCTGGCCGACCGGTTGCGCGGCACCGGCCTCAGCGAGCAGGCGCTGGCCGGTGCGATGGACCGCTTCAACGAGATCCGCAGTCGAGGCATGATCACGGGCGAGGCGTGGAATGCCTTCCGTCCGCCGAGCCCTTGGTGA
- a CDS encoding DoxX family protein — protein sequence MFAAYVTVTILASVFTGIAAVTYLIGHDYPKAQADMKRIPRSWVPRLGMVLAAGSLGLLAGFAVPLLGTLAAAGLVLYFVGALIAHLRVGSRQLVGWAVFFTTVVAALVVNLGYH from the coding sequence ATGTTCGCCGCGTACGTCACGGTCACCATCCTCGCCTCGGTCTTCACCGGCATCGCCGCGGTCACCTACCTGATCGGCCACGACTACCCGAAGGCCCAGGCGGACATGAAGCGGATACCCCGGTCGTGGGTGCCACGGTTGGGCATGGTGCTGGCGGCCGGCTCTCTGGGACTGCTGGCCGGGTTCGCCGTGCCACTGTTGGGGACGCTCGCCGCCGCTGGCCTCGTGCTGTACTTCGTCGGTGCGCTCATCGCGCACCTGCGGGTGGGTTCCCGCCAGCTCGTGGGGTGGGCGGTGTTCTTCACCACCGTGGTGGCCGCACTGGTCGTGAACCTGGGCTACCACTGA
- a CDS encoding TIGR03086 family metal-binding protein, producing MNATSSWAILDRAHTALRDVTAALTAADLGQPTPCAEWNVAQVLQHSAGDQLAYVAAITGQNGPTENPFTPSGVLAGTPAELVEPTLTASAAAFATVDPADKAPTPLPHGALPAATAAGAAALDAGVHAWDIAIATGQPSPLDDDLAAQLLPVARAIVELLRPYGAYAPALEPRENDGPVAELLRYLGRDPHWTPAS from the coding sequence ATGAACGCGACCAGCTCTTGGGCGATCCTGGACCGTGCCCACACCGCACTGCGCGACGTAACCGCCGCGCTGACCGCCGCAGACCTCGGCCAGCCGACTCCCTGCGCCGAGTGGAACGTCGCACAGGTCCTTCAGCACTCGGCCGGCGACCAGCTCGCCTACGTCGCGGCGATCACTGGGCAGAACGGCCCGACGGAGAACCCGTTCACCCCGTCGGGCGTGCTGGCAGGCACCCCGGCTGAGCTGGTGGAGCCGACCCTCACCGCCTCGGCCGCCGCGTTCGCCACTGTCGACCCGGCCGACAAGGCTCCCACCCCGCTGCCGCACGGTGCCCTGCCCGCCGCAACGGCGGCCGGTGCCGCCGCCCTCGACGCCGGTGTTCACGCCTGGGACATCGCGATCGCGACCGGTCAGCCGTCGCCGCTTGACGACGACCTCGCGGCGCAACTCCTGCCCGTGGCGAGGGCGATCGTCGAGCTGTTGCGCCCATACGGCGCCTACGCGCCCGCGCTGGAGCCCCGCGAGAACGACGGCCCGGTGGCGGAACTGCTCCGCTACCTCGGCCGCGACCCACACTGGACGCCGGCGAGCTGA
- a CDS encoding type VII secretion target, with protein sequence MGAEATGFEVTTAALTQHARSVDRIAEAIDTAHDAGAHVRMGADAYGKLPICQAIPFLLDFLQGPAVDALAAAQEALHSAAGALDATVDAYDDTDGTISASLGQMHR encoded by the coding sequence GTGGGCGCTGAGGCAACCGGGTTCGAGGTCACGACGGCGGCGTTGACCCAGCACGCCCGCTCCGTCGACCGGATCGCCGAGGCGATCGACACCGCACACGACGCGGGGGCGCACGTCCGGATGGGCGCCGACGCTTACGGAAAACTGCCCATCTGCCAGGCGATTCCCTTCCTGTTGGACTTCCTCCAAGGTCCGGCCGTGGACGCGCTCGCGGCGGCGCAGGAGGCGTTGCACAGCGCGGCCGGGGCGCTCGACGCGACGGTGGACGCCTACGACGACACGGACGGGACGATCTCCGCCTCCCTCGGGCAGATGCACCGATGA
- a CDS encoding MarR family winged helix-turn-helix transcriptional regulator: protein MSAPPLDPSEHRSGALLDHLARRMRLRSETVLAPLGLRPRHLVALTVLRAGGGTSQQALATILEMDSTNIVGLLNDLEAEQLVERRRSPEDRRRHVVELTQDGAKRLSEAECALAGAENEVLGALDPTERETLYELLRRAAATTPTDCTAAICAADDPL from the coding sequence ATGTCCGCCCCGCCGCTTGACCCCTCGGAGCACCGTTCGGGCGCACTCCTGGATCACCTGGCCCGGCGGATGCGACTGCGGTCCGAGACGGTGCTGGCGCCGCTGGGCCTGCGCCCCCGGCATCTCGTCGCGCTCACCGTGCTGCGGGCCGGCGGCGGCACCAGCCAACAGGCGCTCGCCACCATCCTCGAAATGGACAGCACCAACATCGTCGGGCTGCTCAACGACCTGGAAGCGGAACAGCTGGTCGAGCGGCGCCGCTCACCCGAGGACCGCCGCCGACACGTCGTCGAACTCACCCAAGACGGGGCGAAGCGCCTCAGTGAGGCCGAATGCGCCCTCGCCGGTGCCGAGAACGAGGTGCTGGGGGCACTGGATCCCACCGAGCGGGAGACGCTCTACGAGCTGCTTCGGCGGGCCGCCGCCACGACGCCGACGGACTGCACCGCGGCGATCTGCGCGGCCGACGACCCGCTCTGA
- a CDS encoding FMN-dependent NADH-azoreductase, with translation MHLLHIDSSIRGDWSVSRRLTARAVATWRAAHPDGTVTYRDLGAEPLPHLDAAGGLARMTPPDQHSPAQRESWELSERLVDEVKQADVVLLGLPLYNYGAPSSVKAWVDHLILPGLAYDPTTQQGLLGEREFVVLATRGGGYGEGTPRNGWDHAEPWLPHGLSLTGMEPRFISTELTLAPSVPAMAELIPLHEASLAATEKEIDNLWTPASAQR, from the coding sequence ATGCATCTGCTGCATATCGACTCAAGCATTCGGGGTGACTGGTCGGTCAGCCGGCGGCTCACCGCCCGCGCGGTCGCCACGTGGCGTGCGGCGCATCCGGACGGCACGGTGACCTACCGGGACCTGGGCGCAGAACCGCTGCCGCACCTGGACGCGGCGGGCGGGCTGGCCCGGATGACGCCGCCGGACCAGCACAGCCCGGCGCAGCGTGAATCCTGGGAGCTCAGCGAGCGGCTGGTCGACGAGGTGAAGCAGGCCGACGTGGTGCTGCTCGGGCTGCCGCTCTACAACTACGGCGCGCCCAGCAGTGTCAAGGCGTGGGTCGACCACCTGATCCTGCCCGGCCTGGCCTACGACCCGACGACCCAGCAGGGCCTGCTCGGCGAGCGCGAGTTCGTCGTGCTGGCGACCCGGGGTGGCGGCTACGGCGAGGGCACCCCGCGCAACGGCTGGGACCACGCCGAGCCGTGGCTCCCGCACGGCCTGTCGCTGACCGGCATGGAGCCGCGCTTCATCAGCACCGAGCTGACTCTGGCCCCCTCCGTCCCGGCGATGGCCGAGTTGATCCCGCTGCACGAGGCGAGCCTCGCGGCGACCGAGAAGGAGATCGACAACCTCTGGACGCCGGCCTCCGCCCAGCGCTGA
- a CDS encoding helix-turn-helix domain-containing protein: MSLLRRVIGGVLRRHRQRQGRTLREVAASADVSVPYLSEVERGRKEASSEVLAAICRALGISLADLLGEARDDMRRVEPRLPSAPRAVLTHLERVDATRREIGNATLLVGPRIGGFVLHRGPGANEPALSVDTMASAGGSRPGPRTAALADSTQTRLGLRRLTAA; encoded by the coding sequence ATGTCGTTACTACGACGAGTGATCGGCGGGGTGCTGCGCCGCCACCGCCAGCGTCAGGGCCGCACGCTGCGCGAGGTGGCCGCGTCGGCCGACGTCTCGGTGCCCTACCTGTCGGAGGTGGAGCGGGGCCGCAAGGAGGCCTCGTCCGAGGTGCTCGCGGCGATCTGCCGGGCGCTCGGCATCAGCCTCGCCGACCTGCTCGGGGAGGCCCGCGACGACATGCGCCGGGTCGAGCCTCGCCTTCCGTCCGCGCCGCGCGCCGTGCTGACCCACCTGGAGCGGGTCGACGCGACTCGACGCGAAATCGGCAACGCCACCCTGCTGGTGGGTCCACGCATCGGCGGGTTCGTCCTGCACCGCGGGCCGGGGGCGAACGAGCCGGCCCTCAGCGTCGACACGATGGCCTCCGCTGGTGGCTCGCGCCCCGGTCCGCGTACCGCCGCCCTGGCCGACAGCACGCAGACCCGCCTGGGCCTGCGGCGGCTGACCGCCGCATAG
- a CDS encoding acyltransferase family protein: MSSPKERMPRVESLTGLRWFAAFAVFLFHANQIIKLPTVNDIRLGDFFRFGDAGVTFFYVLSGFVLTWSFSPSVSTGTFYWRRFARVWPALAVSTVIAWVAFDQVWHDSWKRTLLSLSLTESWFPPAAHLVANPVAWSVSCEAFFYLLFPFIIRPLLRLRLPALAIIAAAGMAIEWAYWFFVQDFIDPKQYWIQLSWFIRFPPVRFIEFLLGMIAAAALLRGWRPRINLWLALATVPASVLLLWWGARQGWWAAHWSQQGLIPACVLVVLAAALRDVSGRPSFLRSKPLVSLGAWSYAFYLVHLSVIYWLMGTVKTGPASWMNLKVLLVWTVLGIALAWACYRWVEHPVERFLRNLYPRRVPPAPQGPQAPLAPHEAPTVVLQRDAVLTGRGVTSHDIDPARTGSPERASRYPDHGHGLPGITTPDR, from the coding sequence ATGAGTTCTCCCAAAGAACGTATGCCCCGGGTTGAGTCACTGACCGGGCTGCGCTGGTTTGCAGCGTTCGCCGTGTTCCTGTTCCACGCTAACCAGATCATCAAGTTGCCCACGGTCAATGACATCAGGCTCGGCGACTTCTTCCGATTCGGTGACGCCGGGGTCACGTTCTTCTATGTTCTCTCGGGCTTCGTGCTGACCTGGTCGTTCTCCCCCTCGGTGAGCACCGGGACGTTCTACTGGCGCCGGTTCGCCCGGGTCTGGCCCGCTCTCGCGGTCAGCACCGTCATCGCCTGGGTGGCCTTCGACCAGGTCTGGCACGACTCCTGGAAACGCACCCTGCTGAGTCTGTCGCTGACCGAGTCGTGGTTCCCCCCGGCGGCCCATCTCGTCGCCAACCCGGTGGCCTGGTCGGTCTCCTGCGAAGCGTTCTTCTACCTGCTGTTCCCGTTCATCATCCGGCCGCTGCTGCGGCTGCGGCTGCCAGCGCTCGCGATCATCGCTGCGGCCGGCATGGCCATCGAGTGGGCCTACTGGTTCTTCGTGCAGGATTTCATCGACCCGAAGCAGTACTGGATCCAGCTCTCCTGGTTCATCCGTTTCCCGCCGGTCCGATTCATCGAATTCCTGCTGGGAATGATCGCCGCCGCTGCGCTCCTACGCGGATGGCGGCCACGAATCAATCTGTGGCTCGCCCTGGCAACGGTGCCGGCATCGGTGCTGCTGCTGTGGTGGGGTGCACGGCAGGGCTGGTGGGCTGCGCACTGGTCGCAGCAGGGTCTGATCCCCGCCTGTGTGCTCGTGGTGCTCGCGGCGGCGCTTCGCGACGTCTCCGGGCGGCCGTCGTTCCTCCGCAGCAAGCCGTTGGTCTCCCTCGGCGCCTGGTCCTACGCCTTCTACCTGGTCCACCTGTCGGTCATCTACTGGCTGATGGGCACGGTGAAGACCGGCCCTGCGAGCTGGATGAACCTCAAGGTGCTGCTGGTCTGGACGGTGCTGGGCATCGCCCTGGCGTGGGCCTGCTACCGATGGGTCGAACACCCGGTGGAGCGGTTCCTGCGCAACCTCTACCCGCGCCGTGTCCCGCCCGCACCGCAGGGGCCGCAAGCACCGCTGGCGCCGCACGAGGCACCCACGGTGGTCCTTCAGCGCGATGCCGTCCTGACCGGGCGCGGTGTCACGAGCCACGACATCGATCCGGCCCGGACAGGTTCGCCCGAGAGGGCGAGCAGGTATCCGGACCATGGGCACGGTCTCCCCGGAATCACGACACCTGACCGGTAA
- a CDS encoding YbaB/EbfC family nucleoid-associated protein, whose amino-acid sequence MAQFPGGDFDGATERFVASWAAGISERAARAQELSDRVAAMSATAEGAQGAVQVTVASSGAMTDLRLDDRVLRWRADEIAAEVLTVMRRAQGRLPAQVAEAAASTVGTDSETARAVVGSYESRFPEVAEEADPGYPPRGGRGR is encoded by the coding sequence ATGGCGCAGTTTCCGGGCGGTGATTTCGACGGGGCGACCGAGCGGTTCGTCGCCTCCTGGGCGGCAGGCATCTCCGAGCGGGCCGCCCGGGCACAGGAGTTGTCGGACCGCGTCGCGGCGATGTCGGCGACCGCCGAGGGTGCACAGGGCGCGGTCCAGGTGACAGTCGCCTCGTCCGGCGCCATGACCGACCTCCGGCTCGACGACCGGGTGCTGCGCTGGCGGGCGGACGAGATCGCCGCCGAGGTGCTGACGGTGATGCGCCGGGCGCAGGGGCGGTTGCCCGCGCAGGTGGCGGAGGCCGCGGCGTCGACCGTCGGCACCGACTCCGAGACCGCGCGGGCCGTCGTCGGCAGCTACGAGTCGCGCTTCCCCGAGGTGGCCGAGGAGGCCGATCCCGGGTACCCCCCGAGGGGTGGCCGTGGGCGCTGA
- a CDS encoding low temperature requirement protein A yields MAKSSPARLLRKRESSRQASALELFFDLTFIFALTRLSGRLLNDPSWLNVVQTTVLLGAVWWVWVATAWSTDWFNPNEALIQRLVVGVMLVGLLMAAAVTQAFGTHGIFFAGAYVLVHLGRAATLLPALRGHPAQRRTLVVAVWFGVSAIPWLVGAFLPAGPRLALWIVALGIDFTVAYLGWPVPKVGQVADEQLRVVGEHLAERFGQISIVALGELILVSGTTYASGPFDLPRTGAAVLAFANAVALWRLYFLPEHRALSNPFEKQGARIAVVSAYRHLSFVAGVVFLAVGDEIVIGLSTEGLERRWGAGLIVAGAVLVLCGRIAFKATSGIWSLGSLLGIVVLLALTPVLLRLPPMVALAITTLVLGAVAFAPSTKGRRATQAGGIGLDRT; encoded by the coding sequence GTGGCAAAGAGCAGCCCTGCACGGCTCCTGCGCAAACGGGAGTCATCGCGCCAGGCATCGGCCCTCGAACTCTTCTTCGACCTGACGTTCATCTTCGCGCTGACGCGCCTGTCGGGCCGACTGCTGAACGACCCCAGTTGGCTCAACGTCGTACAGACGACGGTCCTGCTCGGCGCCGTCTGGTGGGTCTGGGTCGCCACGGCCTGGTCCACCGACTGGTTCAACCCCAACGAAGCGCTGATCCAGCGGCTCGTGGTGGGGGTGATGCTCGTCGGGCTGCTGATGGCCGCCGCGGTGACCCAGGCATTCGGCACGCACGGCATCTTCTTCGCCGGCGCGTACGTCCTCGTTCACCTCGGCCGAGCGGCGACCCTGCTGCCGGCCCTGCGCGGGCATCCCGCGCAGCGGCGCACCCTGGTCGTCGCGGTCTGGTTCGGGGTGTCCGCCATTCCCTGGCTGGTCGGGGCGTTCCTACCGGCCGGCCCCCGCCTGGCATTGTGGATCGTGGCGCTGGGCATCGACTTCACCGTCGCCTACCTGGGGTGGCCCGTGCCGAAGGTCGGGCAGGTCGCCGACGAGCAACTCCGGGTCGTAGGCGAGCACCTGGCCGAACGCTTCGGCCAGATCAGCATCGTCGCGCTGGGCGAGCTCATCCTGGTCAGCGGCACCACCTACGCCAGCGGCCCGTTCGATCTGCCGCGCACCGGCGCGGCCGTCCTGGCCTTCGCCAACGCGGTGGCGCTGTGGCGGCTCTACTTCCTGCCGGAACATCGTGCCCTCAGTAACCCCTTCGAGAAGCAGGGTGCTCGGATCGCCGTGGTCTCGGCCTATCGGCACCTGTCCTTCGTCGCCGGCGTCGTCTTCCTCGCGGTGGGGGACGAAATCGTCATCGGGCTGTCAACCGAGGGCCTCGAACGTCGGTGGGGTGCCGGCCTGATCGTCGCCGGGGCGGTGCTCGTCCTCTGCGGCCGGATCGCGTTCAAGGCCACCAGCGGGATCTGGTCGCTGGGCTCACTGCTCGGGATCGTCGTCCTCCTGGCACTGACCCCGGTTCTGCTGCGGCTGCCACCGATGGTGGCTCTGGCAATCACGACCCTCGTGCTGGGCGCGGTCGCCTTCGCGCCCAGCACGAAAGGCCGCCGGGCAACCCAGGCCGGCGGGATCGGCCTTGACCGCACCTGA
- a CDS encoding 2-oxoacid:ferredoxin oxidoreductase subunit beta yields MSEPVALKLTAKDFKSDQEVRWCPGCGDYAILAAIQQFMPELNIPRERTVFVSGIGCSSRFPYYMNTYGMHSIHGRAPAIATGLSVSRPDLSVWVVTGDGDALSIGGNHLIHALRRNVNLKILLFNNRIYGLTKGQYSPTSEVGKVTKSTPAGSADAPFNPLSLALGAEASFVGRTIDSDRKHLQSVLRAAAEHEGSAFVEIYQNCNIFNDGAFDQLKDPATRDDYLIRLEHGQPITFGADGRFCVVHPPGAFGLEVRETSSVRPEEIVVHDATVTDPAYAFALSRLPGLDLRNTPIGVFRSVDRPSYDSVVQSQLAAAKAKVTKTPEQQLAGLLASGDTWTIL; encoded by the coding sequence ATGTCTGAGCCCGTCGCTCTCAAGCTCACCGCCAAGGACTTCAAGTCCGACCAGGAGGTGCGCTGGTGCCCCGGCTGCGGTGACTACGCCATCCTGGCGGCCATCCAGCAGTTCATGCCGGAGCTGAACATCCCCCGCGAGCGGACCGTCTTCGTTTCCGGGATCGGCTGCTCGTCCCGCTTCCCGTACTACATGAACACGTACGGGATGCACTCGATCCACGGCCGCGCCCCGGCGATCGCGACCGGCCTGTCGGTGTCCCGGCCGGACCTGTCGGTGTGGGTGGTGACCGGCGACGGTGACGCCCTGTCCATCGGTGGCAACCACCTGATCCACGCGTTGCGGCGCAACGTCAACCTCAAGATCCTGCTGTTCAACAACCGGATCTACGGTCTGACCAAGGGTCAGTACTCCCCGACGTCCGAGGTCGGCAAGGTCACCAAGTCGACTCCGGCCGGCTCGGCGGATGCCCCGTTCAACCCGCTCTCGCTCGCTCTCGGGGCGGAGGCCAGCTTCGTCGGCCGGACCATCGACTCCGACCGCAAGCACCTGCAGTCGGTGCTGCGGGCCGCCGCCGAGCACGAGGGTTCGGCGTTCGTGGAGATCTACCAGAACTGCAACATCTTCAACGATGGGGCGTTCGACCAGCTCAAGGACCCGGCCACCCGGGACGACTACCTGATCCGCCTTGAGCACGGGCAGCCCATCACCTTCGGCGCTGACGGTCGGTTCTGCGTGGTGCACCCGCCGGGCGCGTTCGGCCTGGAGGTCCGGGAGACCAGTTCGGTCCGCCCGGAGGAGATCGTCGTGCACGACGCGACGGTGACCGACCCGGCGTACGCCTTCGCGCTGTCCCGGCTGCCCGGCCTGGACCTGCGCAACACTCCGATCGGGGTGTTCCGCTCGGTGGACCGGCCGTCCTACGACAGCGTGGTGCAGAGTCAGCTCGCGGCCGCCAAGGCGAAGGTCACCAAGACCCCCGAGCAGCAGCTCGCCGGGCTGCTGGCCAGCGGCGACACCTGGACGATCCTCTGA